One stretch of Gouania willdenowi chromosome 16, fGouWil2.1, whole genome shotgun sequence DNA includes these proteins:
- the LOC114478097 gene encoding allograft inflammatory factor 1-like, with product MDTNTQGGKSFGLLKSQQEEKLNSVNEAFLSDPQYTEEEDLSLKLEMFKKKYMDFDLNDKGEIDMMGLKRMLEKLGLAKTHLELKKMMSEVVGDASKDTISYNNFLHMMLGKRNAILKLILMFEGMGKEQEQRETGPPGRKTFSDLP from the exons ATGGACACCAACACCCAAG GCGGTAAGTCATTTGGTCTCCTGAAGTCCCAACAGGAAGAAAAACTAAACTCTGTCAATGAA GCTTTTCTGTCAGATCCGCAGTATACAGAGGAGGAGGACCTGAGTTTAAAGCTGGAAATGTTCAAAA AGAAATATATGGACTTTGATCTCAATGACAAAGGGGAAATAG acatgaTGGGGTTAAAACGAATGCTGGAAAAGCTTGGACTAGCAAAGACTCACTTAGAGTTAAAAAAGATGATGTCAGAGGTTGTCGGTGACGCCTCAAAGGACACCATCAGCTACAACAATTTCCTGCATATGATGCTGGGAAAAAGAAATGCCATTTTAAAGCT GATCCTAATGTTTGAAGGTATGGGAAAAGAACAGGAGCAGAGAGAGACTGGACCACCAGGCAGAAAAACCTTTTCAGACCTGCCCTGA